The sequence TGGTGGCCCGTCTCGGCGTCCCCGTCGGCAATCCCGCGCCGCGGCCCCCAGCCCGCCTGTAGACGGGGCATCCGAAGCCGGGCGGGCCGGGAGGCGCCTGGCCGCCTCCGGGTCGGTGCCATCCCACCGGACCCCAGGCCCTGCGCGTCAGGCCGAAAAATCGATCTTTAAACGGTCTCGCATCGATACACGGCAAGATGACCAGTGCGGCTACGGGTGCCCGGGTGCGATCCAGTGCGATCGGCTAGGCGAATTTCGCTCCCCGCCAGCACGCTGGCGGTCTTCCTTGTTGTCTGTGGTCCCAGAAAGGAAAGTGGTCCCTGTACCACGGCAGAATGCTCGTCGTCGGCCATGGCCACATCTCTGCCTCCCCGGTTGGCCGTGCGCCACGAGTAGCGCAAGGCGAGAGGCTAGGCTCGCTCCTTGGGTTCGCGCGTCCGTCCGCAGCTCGGGAATGTGTTGGCCGCGGCCAGGCCCGCATCGAGTTTAGAAACGGCATGGCTCATCACTGGGAGTCCTCTGATGGGGCAGGGGGTGGCGGGTGATACTCGTCCTTTCCGGATTGAGTGTCGTGGTTGGCCCGGTGCGATAGCCCTCGCCAGGGATAGGTCCCTCCTCGTCATTCTTGTGGGTGTCGGTGGTGTAGGTCCGGCCGGTCGGGGCGGTCCAGGTGAACACGCCGGGCCGTGGTTGGTGCAGCTTCCAACCGCCGCGATGTTTTGCGGTGTGATGCCGTCTGCAGAGGAGCCCGAGATTGTCCAGCGCGGTGCGGCCGCCGTGGGAGTGGGCGGTGGTGTGGTCGAGGTCGGTGTGGGTGGCGGGCATGCCGCAGCCGGGGAACACGCAGCGGGTTTGTTGGTGGCGGACGAGGCGGGCGAGGGCTGGGGTGGGTGTTCGGCGGTGGCCGAGGTCGAGGACGGTGCCGGTCGCGGGGTCGGTCAGGACGCGTCGCCAGCGGGCGTCGGCGGCCAGTGCCCGGCCGACCTCGGCGGGGATCGGGCCGTAGCCGACGAGTTCGGCGGGGTTGTCGTCCAGGCCGGCCAGTGTGCCGACGGGGGCGATGACCTGAAGCTCGACGCTGACGTGCTCACGGCGGTTGCCCAGGAGCAGGGCGGTCAGGACGTCGGCGCGGCGGGCGTCGATCGGCCGGACGTCTCCGTCGGTGTGAAGGTCGGTGTGGGCGTCGGTCCTGGCGATGTGGTTGATCCGGTCGTAGATCGCCTGGGCGTCCTCGGCGGCGAGGATCGCGGTCAGGCAGGCCGTGCCGTCCTGCAGGGACTGGATGGCGATGCCGCGTTGGGTGTGGGCGTGGCGGCGGCGTTTCGCCGCGGCGTCCGGGTCGAGCCGGGCGACGAGGCGGTGGATCTTGCGACGCCACCGGGGTGGGGACGCCAACCGGCTACCAGCGAGCATCGCCGCCTCAACGACCGCGCGCTGCCCGTCGGTGTGGCAGGTCGTGAGCTGGTGCAGCGCGGCCAGCCGGGTGTGATCAAGCATCCCCGCGGTCAGGTCGGCGAGCGCCTGGCAGGTGGTCGGGCCGGATGCCAACATCGCGCGCCGTGGCACCAGGATCCGATCGGCGAACCGACCGTGTCCGCGCCTCGCCGAGTTCGAAGGAACGGGCCACCCGAACCATGCCCCGATCGCTGGCCGAGGTCCGTTCCGCGGAACGCGGAGATCGCGGGTCCGCCCCGTGCTTCCTGCCTCGCCGGCGTTGCCGCGAAAGGACCAGGCCAGCCAAACCGGGCGCGGATTGAAGCCGTTCCGCGGAACGCGGAGATCCGGTCCACCCCGCGCCTTCCGACTCACCGGCGAGGCCGCAAAGGACCAGGCCAGCCGCCCAGCCGCGCCGAGCGTCGACGGGTCCGTTCCGCGGAACGCGAAGATCGCGGGTCCACCCCATGCCTCCCGCCTCGCCGGCGCCCCCGCACGCCAGCCGACTCCCAGCCACACCGGGCGCCGCGCGAAGCCGCGTTCCGCGGAACGCGAAGATCCGGTTGTTCTGGACTTGCCGCCTTGCGGGCATCGCCAGGCGAACGCCCCAGGTCGTCGTCACCATCACCCGCTCCGGAGAGGGACGCCACTTTGGGGTGAGAGTCGTCTGGCCGGACGGATCAGACCGGTTCCCAGCGCCAGCCGTCGTTGTTCGCGCAGACGATCGCCTTGCCGTCGCCCGAAACGCCGTGCGCGCCATGGTCGGACTTGCGGCAGTACTCGCCCGGCTCGTAGCAATGGCCCTTGTCCGTCGTCGGCGTGCAGCCGCCGGCCGGGGATGTCGTGGCCGGTGTGGGCGGGGGCTCCGACGACGCCGGTGGCCAGGTCGTTGCCGGCGGCTGGGTCTCGGACGGGGGCGACGCATGGGCGGCCGGCGACGCAGGCGCCTTGTCCACAGCCGGCCGATTCGCCGCTGGCGCCGGCTCCTGGATCGCGGGCGGCTGGATCGCTGGCGGCTGCGACGTGGACGGCGCCGGTGGCCGAGACAACCGGGCCGACGACGCCACGGTCCCGGACAGTAGCGCCGGCGACTCCATCGGCCGGGACGACCGGGGCGGCGACGTCGCGGGGGTAGGCACCGCCCCGAACTCCGCCGCGGTGGCATCAACGGCGGCCGACGGCGATGGTGGCGCCACCGCCGGAGCCGAGGTCTCCGATGGTGCCGCTGCCGGCGAGCCTCCCGCCTGGACCACGGAGAGCGTGGGTGCCCCCGGTTTCGGGGCCGGAGCGAGGACCCCGACCAGGATGAAGAGGAATACCAGCACGCCGATACCCGCGCCGATGATCCACGGCCATCGTTCGCTCTTGCGCGGGCCGGCCGGAGCCCAGATCGGTCGAGACCGACCCACCACGAGGGCTCGTCGACGCCAGCGGGCCCGTGCCCGGCCCATCGCCCTCGCGGCGTCGCCCTTCCGGTAACCCATACTTCCCCTGACTTGACCTGCAATGATTACCTAGAGTGATTGATGGTGGTCACCCTAAAGCGGTCGGATGCCCGTAGCGGGACGACACGCTGGGCATCGGCGGTCACGGTGCAAGTGCCGGCACCAGGCAAGGTTGCCGCTTCACCACGGGCCTGATCGCGGTTTCGACCCTCGGCTGGTTGTCGCCGGACCCCATTCGCGACCGCCATAGAGCGCAAAAGGCCGATTTTCCCGACCGACCAGTCTTGGGGAAGATCAGCGCGCAGGGCTCAGGCCCCGGGATGGTTGGGATCTCCCTGCACCGCGCAAGATCGGTCGGGCGCGGGTGCGTGGGGCCTCGACACACTGAAGGGGTGTCAGAACCCAGGACGCGGGCAGGCCGCGATCGGCTCCGGGAGTTGCTTGATGTGGTGCTCGCGGGCGCCGACGACGGGGAGCCGCGGTCACTGACCGAGATGGCCGGAGCGGCGTATTCGTCGCCGTTCCACTTCAGCCGGCTGTTGTCCCGGGGTACGGGCGAGCCACCGGTCGCCATGCGCCGCCGGGTCTTGCTGGAACGGGCGTCCTGGCAGCTGCGGCAGGGCTCATCTGTAACGGACGCGGCCTGGGCCGCGGGTTACGAGTCGGTCGAGGGGTTCGCTCGCGCCTTCACCCGTGCCTTCGGTCATCCACCGAGCACGCCCACCAGCGGGCACTGGCTGCCCGCACCGAACGGCATCCATTACCACCCGCCCATGTCACTGTGGGTGCACTCGACGGAGCCTGCGATGAACCCGCTCACCGAGCAGTTGGTCAGCCATGACCTGGACGACACCCGCGACCTGCTGGAACTGGCGAAAGGTCTGACCGACGCCGCGTTCCGGGCCATCCGCCGGCCTGGCGCGACGGTGACGTCCTGGGAGGGCCTTGAGGAGTCGATCGCCGCGGTCCTGGAGCATCACATCTGGACCAAGGAGGTCTGGCTCGCGGCAATCGAGGGTCTCGACCTGCCGGACCGCAATGAGGACGATGACGCGGCCGGCCTGCTGGCCCGTCATGACGCGACCGCTCCACGGTGGCTCGCGGCCGTGCGGGACATCGACCGCCGCGGGGCCTGGGACGACCGCCTGATCGACGCGCTCTGCGACCCGCCGGAGAGCTTCGTGCTCAGCTCCGTGGTCGCGCACGTACTCACCTTCGCCGCACACCGCCGCCAGCTGACCCGGGAACTGCTGCGAGCCGCCGGCCAGCAGGTCGACGACGGCGACCCGATCATCTGGCTACGCACCGCCCGCGGCGAACCGACCGACGAGCCGACGAACGCTCCCGACGCCGGGGACGCCTGAGCCTCGCACCCGCACAACGTCAGCCGGCACGGGCGCCGGCCTCTTGATCCATACATCTCCGTGGCCTTTTCGGGCCATCGCCAGCCACCGCGTATGACTCACACGGTGGCTCGGCCCAGAAACTCCCTGGCGGGCAGCATCAAGAGGATGCCGCCCGCCGGAGCGAGGCGCTGGACCGCGACGCCCGGCCGGCGGCCGTGACGGCGTCGGCGGCCGGCCCGACCGCGGGCCCGGACGCCCGGTCCGCCCGAGGCCCAAGGCCCGAGGCCCAGGGCCCAGGGCCCAGGGCCCAGGGCCAAGCTGAGCCCGAGGCCCGGCTGAGCCCGAGGCCAAGGCCCGAACTCGAGGTCCGAGCTCGCTGACGCCGGTCAGGCGCCAGGCTGCGGGACGATGCGCAGGTAGGGCTTCGGGGCCTGCCAGGTGCCGAAGAGCTCCTTGGCCTGCTCGTTGTTGACCGAGCCGGCGATGACGACGTCTTCGCCCTGCTTCCAGTTCACCGGGGTGGCGACCTTGTGCTTGGCGGTGAGCTGCAGGGAGTCGATGACCCGCAGGACCTCGTCGAAGTTGCGGCCGGTCGTCATCGGGTAGACGAGGATCAGCTTGATCTTCTTGTCGGGGCCGATCACGAACACGTTGCGCACGGTCTGGTTGTCCGCCGCGGTGCGGTCCGACGGGTCACCGGAGACGTCGGCGCCGAGCATGCCGTACGCCTTGGAGATCGTGAAGTCCGAGTCGCCGATCAGTGGGTAGTTCGGCGCGGTGCCCTGGGTCTCCGCGATGTCCTTGGCCCAGCCCTCGTGCAGCTCGACCGGGTCCACGGACAAGCCGATGATCTTCACGCCGCGGCGGTCGAACTCGGGCTTGATCGAGGCGACGTAGCCGAGCTCGGTGGTGCAGATCGGCGTGAAGTTCTTGGGGTGCGAGAAGAGCACCGCCCACGAGTCACCAATCCACTCGTGAAAGTTGATCGTGCCCTCGGTGGTCGCGGCCACGAAGTCAGGGGCGGTGTCGCCGATCGTCAGAGTCATCGCTGTCTCCGTCAACAAGAGGTCCGGCGCGGGATCCGCCGGGTTCTGCGGTGGTCATCGAGGACTCTACGGATCCGCCGGGCGCTTGGCGGCTCTCAGCCACACGACCGTAACGACCCGGCCATCGCCGCCGGAGTCCTGCCGACCCGCCACGCGCGGACCAGGGACATCACCGAGACGACCAGAGCCGGCACCGAGCCGGTCACGGGCCGACCGGGGACGGCCGTCAGTGATCGCTTATGGGTCGTTTATCGTTCCAATGGCGCGAAACCAGGGCTTACGGCTGCTCCATGCCGATAAGCGCGAATAGCGACAGCGATGCGACGGATGGTGCACACGCGTGATCGGAGCCGAGCGGCAGCGCGCCGTGACGCAGTCATGATGGCCGACGTCGCACACTGCGAGCCCCGATGACCGTCGATGTGTCATCGCCCGAGACGACGGTTCCACTCCGGCTCGGCCGGCGGCGACCAACCGGCCCCGGCTGGCGGCCGCACGCACCGACGACCGATTTCGGGGACTACGGCTGGCGTCTCTGGTTGGCCCGGATCGACGCGCCGACCCGGGCCGTCCTGCTGATCGCGGTCTGCTCGTTCGTCGGGAGCCTCCTGCTGCAGACCGGCTTCTACCGGGAGGGCTCCGGCGACGCCGACGAGGCCGCCTACGTCCTGCAGGCACGGATGCTGCTGGACGGACGGCTCACCCTCGATTCCAGAGTCGTGGAGCCGTTCTTCCAGCCATGGCTGACCGGCATGCACGGCACCGAGGTGTTCACCAAGTACCTGCCGGGCTGGCCCGCGCTGCTCGCGGCCTCACAGGCTGTCTTCGGCACGATGGCCGTCGCTCCCGCGGCGATCGCGGCCTGCTGGGTCATCGGGACCTACCTGCTCACCCGCGAGCTGTTCGAGGACGGCTGGACGGCCGCCATCGCGGCCGGCCTCGTCGCGCTCTCCCCGCTTGTGCTGCTACACACCGCGCTTCCGCTGGCGTACGCCCCCTGCGCGGCCGTGCTCACGTTGGCCAGCGCCCTGCTGCTACGCGGGGTCCGGACCGGGACACGAGGCCCGCTGATTGGCGGTGGCGCGCTGGTCGGGTTCGCCCTGCTGATCCGGCCGTTCGACGCGGTTCTCGTCGTCGGGCCGCTCGTCCTGTTCGCGGCCACGCGGATGTGGCGAACGCCGACGATCCTGCTGGCCCGCGCGGGCTGGGGCGTTCTCGGCGCGGCTCCGTTCGTCGGCCTGCTGCTGGCCTACTGCTCGCACGTGACGGGATCGCCGCTGCGGCTCCCGCAGACGGCGTCGGACCCGCTGGACACGTTCGGCTTCGGCCCGCGGCGCATCCTGCCGTCCGAGCCGACCTTCACCTTTACTCATCACCTGGCCGTGCAAGCTCTGCAGGAGACGTTGAAGGCGGCGCCAAGCTGGTATTTCGGCGGCTTCGGCCTGATCGCGCTCGCCGTCGTCGGCCTGCTGGCTCCGCGGCGCCGCGCGGAACGCCTGCTGCTGGCCAGCACGACCGCGGCGATACTGATCGGCTACTTCTTCTGGTGGGGATCGGCCTTCGCCATGCCCGGGCTGCGCAACGGCCTCGGCCCGCACTACCACCTGGCGGGTTTCACTCCGATCGTGATCCTCGGGGCCGCCGGTGCCCGCTGGCTGTGGTCGCTGATTCCAGCGGAACAGCGCGGCAGGCGCCGGGCGCGTCAGGCGCGTCCGAAGCCGCTGGTCCGGGCCACCGCCCTGGTGCTCTCCTTCGCCGGGTTGACCGCCCTCACCGTGCCGACCCTTCAGGGCAGGATCGATGTCCAGCGCGGCGTGAACTCCGGCAACGCCTTCCTGGACGCGCTGATCCCCGATCACCTCCCGGGCCCGGCGCTGGTGGTCGTCACGCCGGCGATCCCGACCCACTACACCCAGCTTCCGTACCACACGCTGCGTAACTCGGCAGACCTGGACGGGCCGATCGTCTACGCGGCCGACATCGGCCCCGGCATCGCCGCGCTGCCCGACCGGATGCCCGATCGGACGATCTACCGCCTGCGGCCCAACGAGCTGGTCGACGCGGACGTCCCCGGCAGCTACCGGGGCTCGTTCGTCCAGCTGCACCAGGTCCAGGGCACCAGCATCCAGATCCGGGTGACCGTCCGGCCGCCGGCCGCCGGGACCGCGGGCATCCCCGCCGGCGGCCTGGGGGCGGGCGCCCGGCTGTATGTACGGCTGGGCGATCAGACCCAGTCCCAGCGGCTACCGGCCGGCGGTGCCAGCACGTTTGTCCTGAATGGTGCCGGGTCCGCCGGGTCGGGCGAGCTCAGCGCCGCGACGCTCTCGGCACCGGCCGAGCTCGTCGTGGGCTTCACGACCGGCGACGGGGCCGGCGCCGCGAGCTGGGAGGAACGGTTCCCACTGATGCGGCACGCGACCGGTGACCTCACGCTGCTGGCACCCGGCCTCGGGTGGCGCCGGCTGACCGGCACCCTGGCCAGCACCGTGGCCAACAACGAGTCGCAGTGGCTCGCCGCCCGCGTCGAACCCACCCTCGACGTCGCCCTCACCGGATCGGATGCCCGCTGACGGACCCGCGACGGGCAGCCCCGGCCGGGCGGCCGGGAAGCTCGCCGGCCGAGCGCAAGTTGACACACGAAAGTGAGCGATCACATACTTAGTCGATGACTGAGTCGACGCCCGACCGTTTACAGGTGCCCGCGGACTGGGCGGACGTGACCCCGGAGTGGATGACCGCCGCTCTCGCGGAACAGCACCCCGACGCGGTGGTCGGCGCGGTCACCCTGGTGGTCCGGGACGATGGCACCAACCGGCGGGCGCGGTTCGATCTCGACTATGCGTCCGGTTCGGGGCCCGGCCGGGTCTTCCTGAAGGCCGAGGGCGTGCACCGGGAGGTACACGCCAGGAACGGCAACCTGTTCAACGAGCCGGACCTGTTCGCCTCGGGGGTGCCGCTGCCCGTCGACCACCCGCACTCCTACCGGGTCGTCATCGACCGCCCGGGCCTCGACTACGTGATCGTCATGGAGGACGTCACCCTCCGGGGGGCCGATCCGCGGGACTCGACCCGTCCGATGACCGTCGACCAGGTCGCGAGTGGGCTGCGCGGGCTGGCCCGGCTGCACAGCCTGTACTGGGGGTTCACCGCCGCGACCCACCCCCGGCTCGGCTGGGTCCAGCCGTGGGCGCCGACCGAGGGCTTCCAGGCCGGCCTGCGCCGGTTCACCCCGATCGGCCTGGAACGCGGGGCCGACCACCTTCCCTCCGAGGTGACGAAGTACGACGGCGACCAGATCGTGGACCTGTGGGTGCGCGACGTCGCGACCCTCGGCCGCGAGCCCGGGACGCTGCTGCACGCCGACGCCCACATCGGCAACACCTACGTCCTGCCCGGCGACGAGGTCGGCTTCCTCGACTGGCAGGTCGTGCGCCGCGGCCGGTGGGTTCAGGACGTCGGCTACTTCCTGGTCGGCTCGCTCACCATCGCCGACCGCCAGCGCGCCGAGGCCGACCTGCTGAAGGAGTACCTGGCCGCGCTCGACGTCCCGGCCGAGACGCGGCCGTCCTTCGAGGACGCCTGGACGCACTACCGGGCCTCGGCCGCCTACGGGCTGGCGATCTGGCTGTCGACGCTGGGCACCGACGGCTACCAGCGGCGGGAGATCTCGCTCGCCCTCGCCGAACGGTACGGCGCCGCCTACGTCGACCTCGACTGCGAACTCGCCCTCGCGGACCTCGAACGGGCCTGACCACCGAGCGGGCCTGCGCACCCGCCGTCGTCCAGACGTGGCCAGGGGTCACCCGGGCCGGACCCGCCGGGTCTCGTAGGCCCAGATGGCGATCTCGACGCGGTTCCTGGCGGCGAGTTTCGCCATCAGGCTGGCGACGTGCGTCTTGACCGTGCTCAGCGTGATGTAGAGCTCGGCGGCGATCTCGTTGTTGGTCCGGCCGCGGGCCACCGCCGCGAGCACCTGCTCCTCGCGGCCCGTCAGGGGCTCGACGGGCTGACGCGGCGGGCGGCCCGGGCCGGCGTCGGCGAAGGCGGCCAAAAGCCGGGCCGTGACGGCCGGGGCGATCAGCGCGTCACCGGACGCCGCGGCCTGGACGGCCTGGGCGAGCAGGTCCGGGCCGGCGTCCTTCAGCAGGAAGCCCCTGGCGCCGGCCCGCAGCGCGGCGTAGACGTACTCGTCGAGGTCGAACGTCGTGATCACGACGACGGCGACCGGGTCGGCCACGCCCGGGCCGGCGAGCCGGGCCGTCGCCTCGATGCCGTCCAGGCCCGGCATCCGGATGTCGAACAGGCACACGTCGGGGCGCAACCGGCGGGCGAGCTCGACGGCGGCCAGCCCGTCGGCGGCCTCCCCGACGACCTCGATGCCCGGCTGGGCGTCGAGGATCATGCGCAGGCCGGTCCGGACGATCTCCTGGTCGTCGGCGACCAGCACCCGGACCGTCCGGCCCGCGGGGGCGGTCATGCCGGCTGCCCGGCGCCGGGCAGGACGGCGCGGACCGTCCAGCCGCCACCGGCACCGGGCCGCTGATCCGGCCCGGCCTCGAAGGTCCCACCGAGCAGGTGCACGCGCTCGCGCATGCCGAGCAGCCCGTACCCGGGCGTCGGGTTCGGCGAGGCCCCACTGGTGTCGCCGTCGTCGCGCACCCGCAGCCGGACCGCGCCGTCCTCGGCCGTCACCTCCACCTCGATGCCGGTCGCGCCGCGGGCGTGCCGTCGGGCGTTGGTCACCGCCTCCTGGGCGAGCCGGTAGACGGCGGTGGCCACCGGCGCCGCGACGTCGTCCACCGCGCCGGCGACGCGGACCGCGACGGGCAGCCCGGCCCGGTCGTCCGCCAGCCGGCTCAGGTCCGCGAGGCCCGGCGTCGGCGCGAGGTCCTCCGGCCGCGGCTCCAGTCCGGACAGCGGCTCCGGCCCGGACTGCGGTGGCGCCGAGGGCAGCGGTGGCGCCGAGGGCAGCGACGAGCCGGGGCCGGTCAGTGGCTGGTCGCGGCGCAGGACGCGGACCATCGCCCGCATCTCGGCCAGCGTGCGTCTCGCCTCGGTCTCGATCAGGCGCAGCGCGTCGGTGGCCGCCTCCGCGCTGGTCGGCGCCGTCGCGAGGCCCGCCTGCGCGCGGATCGCGATGGCCGAGACGTGGTGGGCGACGGTGTCATGCAGGTCACGGGCAAGCCGCTCCCGCTCGACGAGCTTCACCTGCTCGAACTCACGCCACCGGGCCCAGGCTCGATAGCGCAGCGCGGCACCGAGCGCGGCGGACGTGGTCAGCACCGCGAGCCCACCCGCCGCGCTGCCCAGCGACACCGGGTCGGCGACGAACGACACGACGTCGGCGGCGACCGCGATCGAGAGCCCGGCCGGCACCGCCCAGCCCTCGCCCCAGCGAGCCAGCGCGTACGGGAACAGCAGCAGATAGAACATCGAGTTCAGCTCGGGCGGCGGCCCGCTGGTCGCGAGCGAGACGACGATGCCGACGCCGAACGCGATCGCCACCATCAGGAACGGCCTCGTCCGCCGCCACAGCAGCGTCGGCACCAGCCCGACGCCGATGACGAGCGCCACCGGCCGCAGGGGCAGATCCGGCCGCAGCAGCCCTTCGAGGAGGGCCATGGGCCCGAACACACCGACCAGAAGCCAGTCCCGCCAGACCCGGGCCGGCGGCTTCGGCCGGTCCGGATGGCCGCCGGCACGCCCGCGCCGACCGAGACCCGCCTCCATGAATCCTCACGGTACGGGAGCAGGCCCCACCCCGTGATCAGCCCTAAGTACGACCCGGCAATCCGCCTTCCGGCCGCCGGACCGGCCACCGAGCGGTTCCCCGCGGCCACAACGGCGGAGCGACCAGTGGCTGGTGCATCCCGGTCGCGGACCGGCCCCTATGCTGGGCGGTCGTCGGAATTCGACGGAAGGCCCCGGCCGAAATCCAGACCGCGCCATACCGCCCAAAGGCGCGCGCCGTTTGTATCGGTGACGCAGGCCTGTCGTCAGAAAGCCGTCAGCCAGCTCTCCTTGACACGGCAGCCCACTTACGAGACAAATCATCAGGCATTCCGGCGGCGGGTCAGCCGACCGCGCGGAAACTGCCTGAGCCCGGCCGGGGGGCCGGAACGGAGGCGATATGTCGAT is a genomic window of Pseudofrankia inefficax containing:
- a CDS encoding peroxiredoxin codes for the protein MTLTIGDTAPDFVAATTEGTINFHEWIGDSWAVLFSHPKNFTPICTTELGYVASIKPEFDRRGVKIIGLSVDPVELHEGWAKDIAETQGTAPNYPLIGDSDFTISKAYGMLGADVSGDPSDRTAADNQTVRNVFVIGPDKKIKLILVYPMTTGRNFDEVLRVIDSLQLTAKHKVATPVNWKQGEDVVIAGSVNNEQAKELFGTWQAPKPYLRIVPQPGA
- a CDS encoding DUF222 domain-containing protein — its product is MLASGPTTCQALADLTAGMLDHTRLAALHQLTTCHTDGQRAVVEAAMLAGSRLASPPRWRRKIHRLVARLDPDAAAKRRRHAHTQRGIAIQSLQDGTACLTAILAAEDAQAIYDRINHIARTDAHTDLHTDGDVRPIDARRADVLTALLLGNRREHVSVELQVIAPVGTLAGLDDNPAELVGYGPIPAEVGRALAADARWRRVLTDPATGTVLDLGHRRTPTPALARLVRHQQTRCVFPGCGMPATHTDLDHTTAHSHGGRTALDNLGLLCRRHHTAKHRGGWKLHQPRPGVFTWTAPTGRTYTTDTHKNDEEGPIPGEGYRTGPTTTLNPERTSITRHPLPHQRTPSDEPCRF
- a CDS encoding helix-turn-helix domain-containing protein, which translates into the protein MSEPRTRAGRDRLRELLDVVLAGADDGEPRSLTEMAGAAYSSPFHFSRLLSRGTGEPPVAMRRRVLLERASWQLRQGSSVTDAAWAAGYESVEGFARAFTRAFGHPPSTPTSGHWLPAPNGIHYHPPMSLWVHSTEPAMNPLTEQLVSHDLDDTRDLLELAKGLTDAAFRAIRRPGATVTSWEGLEESIAAVLEHHIWTKEVWLAAIEGLDLPDRNEDDDAAGLLARHDATAPRWLAAVRDIDRRGAWDDRLIDALCDPPESFVLSSVVAHVLTFAAHRRQLTRELLRAAGQQVDDGDPIIWLRTARGEPTDEPTNAPDAGDA
- a CDS encoding sensor histidine kinase — its product is MEAGLGRRGRAGGHPDRPKPPARVWRDWLLVGVFGPMALLEGLLRPDLPLRPVALVIGVGLVPTLLWRRTRPFLMVAIAFGVGIVVSLATSGPPPELNSMFYLLLFPYALARWGEGWAVPAGLSIAVAADVVSFVADPVSLGSAAGGLAVLTTSAALGAALRYRAWARWREFEQVKLVERERLARDLHDTVAHHVSAIAIRAQAGLATAPTSAEAATDALRLIETEARRTLAEMRAMVRVLRRDQPLTGPGSSLPSAPPLPSAPPQSGPEPLSGLEPRPEDLAPTPGLADLSRLADDRAGLPVAVRVAGAVDDVAAPVATAVYRLAQEAVTNARRHARGATGIEVEVTAEDGAVRLRVRDDGDTSGASPNPTPGYGLLGMRERVHLLGGTFEAGPDQRPGAGGGWTVRAVLPGAGQPA
- a CDS encoding phosphotransferase; its protein translation is MTESTPDRLQVPADWADVTPEWMTAALAEQHPDAVVGAVTLVVRDDGTNRRARFDLDYASGSGPGRVFLKAEGVHREVHARNGNLFNEPDLFASGVPLPVDHPHSYRVVIDRPGLDYVIVMEDVTLRGADPRDSTRPMTVDQVASGLRGLARLHSLYWGFTAATHPRLGWVQPWAPTEGFQAGLRRFTPIGLERGADHLPSEVTKYDGDQIVDLWVRDVATLGREPGTLLHADAHIGNTYVLPGDEVGFLDWQVVRRGRWVQDVGYFLVGSLTIADRQRAEADLLKEYLAALDVPAETRPSFEDAWTHYRASAAYGLAIWLSTLGTDGYQRREISLALAERYGAAYVDLDCELALADLERA
- a CDS encoding response regulator → MTAPAGRTVRVLVADDQEIVRTGLRMILDAQPGIEVVGEAADGLAAVELARRLRPDVCLFDIRMPGLDGIEATARLAGPGVADPVAVVVITTFDLDEYVYAALRAGARGFLLKDAGPDLLAQAVQAAASGDALIAPAVTARLLAAFADAGPGRPPRQPVEPLTGREEQVLAAVARGRTNNEIAAELYITLSTVKTHVASLMAKLAARNRVEIAIWAYETRRVRPG
- a CDS encoding DUF6541 family protein, which translates into the protein MTVDVSSPETTVPLRLGRRRPTGPGWRPHAPTTDFGDYGWRLWLARIDAPTRAVLLIAVCSFVGSLLLQTGFYREGSGDADEAAYVLQARMLLDGRLTLDSRVVEPFFQPWLTGMHGTEVFTKYLPGWPALLAASQAVFGTMAVAPAAIAACWVIGTYLLTRELFEDGWTAAIAAGLVALSPLVLLHTALPLAYAPCAAVLTLASALLLRGVRTGTRGPLIGGGALVGFALLIRPFDAVLVVGPLVLFAATRMWRTPTILLARAGWGVLGAAPFVGLLLAYCSHVTGSPLRLPQTASDPLDTFGFGPRRILPSEPTFTFTHHLAVQALQETLKAAPSWYFGGFGLIALAVVGLLAPRRRAERLLLASTTAAILIGYFFWWGSAFAMPGLRNGLGPHYHLAGFTPIVILGAAGARWLWSLIPAEQRGRRRARQARPKPLVRATALVLSFAGLTALTVPTLQGRIDVQRGVNSGNAFLDALIPDHLPGPALVVVTPAIPTHYTQLPYHTLRNSADLDGPIVYAADIGPGIAALPDRMPDRTIYRLRPNELVDADVPGSYRGSFVQLHQVQGTSIQIRVTVRPPAAGTAGIPAGGLGAGARLYVRLGDQTQSQRLPAGGASTFVLNGAGSAGSGELSAATLSAPAELVVGFTTGDGAGAASWEERFPLMRHATGDLTLLAPGLGWRRLTGTLASTVANNESQWLAARVEPTLDVALTGSDAR